The following are from one region of the Corylus avellana chromosome ca1, CavTom2PMs-1.0 genome:
- the LOC132168204 gene encoding ribosome-binding factor PSRP1, chloroplastic has translation MASLVYSLQPTLHQPHVSSLSSSSSSSSSSLATVSLLSSTTFSTKPRKSPTFTFSFYKSSFLKNLKPISQTPRRSHGNGNSISTRMSWDGPLSSVKLITQGKNLELSENVKRHVEEKMGKAVTKHSHLVREVDVRLSVRGGEFGKGQRIRRCEVTLYTKKHGVVRAEEDSETVYGSIDLVSSIIQRKLRKIKEKESDHGRHMKGFDRLKVREATVQAVEEKEDENEEDPMPQEEDNEIINEIVRTKYFDMPPLTVSEAIEQLENVDHDFYGFRNEETGEINIIYKRKSGGYGLIIPKGNGKDEKLEPMVVEAAKEPSLVD, from the exons ATGGCCAGTCTAGTATACTCCTTGCAACCTACTCTTCACCAACCCCACGTATCTtctttatcatcatcatcttcttcttcttcttcttcattggcTACAGTGTCTCTCCTCAGTTCCACAACCTTCTCCACCAAACCCAGAAAGTCGCCGACTTTCACATTTTCCTTCTATAAATCCAGCTTCTTGAAGAACCTCAAACCCATTTCGCAAACACCCAGAAGAAGCCACGGCAATGGCAATTCAATCTCTACCAGAATGTCGTGGGACGGTCCGCTTTCTTCCGTGAAACTGATCACACAGGGCAAAAATTTGGAG TTAAGTGAGAATGTCAAGAGGCATGTGGAAGAGAAAATGGGGAAGGCAGTTACTAAGCACAGTCATCTGGTTAGGGAAGTGGATGTCAGGCTATCAGTTCGAGGTGGAGAGTTTGGGAAAGGTCAGAGAATTCGGCGGTGTGAG GTTACTTTGTATACAAAGAAGCATGGAGTGGTTCGGGCTGAGGAAGATTCTGAGACAGTCTATGGCAGTATAGATTTGGTGTCTTCAATTATACAAAGGAAGCTAAGGAAGATTAAAGAGAAGGAGTCAGACCATGGGCGGCACATGAAGGGGTTTGACAGATTGAAAGTTAGGGAGGCCACGGTACAAGCAGTGGAGGAAAAGGAAGACGAAAATGAGGAAGATCCAATGCCTCAAGAAGAGGATAACGAAATTATTAATGAG ATTGTCCGTACGAAATACTTCGACATGCCACCTTTAACTGTCTCTGAAGCAATTGAGCAGCTGGAAAACGTTGATCATGACTTCTATGGTTTCCGAAACGAAGAGACTG GTGAGATTAATAtcatatacaaaagaaaatctgGAGGATATGGCCTTATTATACCTAAAGGAAAtggaaaagatgagaaattAGAGCCTATGGTGGTAGAAGCAGCTAAAGAACCCTCCTTGGTAGACTAA
- the LOC132188803 gene encoding two-component response regulator-like APRR5 isoform X3: MGEVVLSSEEELEMRAESETEKEEEMGETESETEKKKENRKRKKDKKGGRSSGRVRWDRFLKRMNLRVLLVEADDCTRQIIAALLRKCSYRVAAVPDGLKAWELLKGRPHNIDLILTEVDLPSISGFALLTLIMEHEICKNIPVIMMSKEDSVTTVYKCMLRGAADYLVKPIRRNELRNLWQHVWRRQSLNVGANNPQDESVGQQKEETTSENNAASNHSNGQMACRQRNNEQIEKSSCTKPELEVESAPMENMQEFSQPKWGKLFPSDIVLQKDEACINMGKKFLVHESEAGGSVVDTSKDDITTTLGNEACDNNYVIVNSSREAIDLIGAFRNYPNGSSKGIGEFDSLPQLDLSLKRYHPSGSWNEYTVERRTLGHSNASAFTRYTNRPLQSPSTTVAYASNHLKESGTNSEKMLSNIVAGCCSDTPGITQSEQRSIISLATGQSKESEGANSCSQQRVFPVPVPVKGIRINNLFTGFGSVLPPIFCTQSGPSPMPNPSSFTQQDPSFRVNMFYQSNLENSNFEQQHDPHSQNTNNCANQTIHKQEHKLDSLEDRGHISPATDQSASSSFCNGGVSRHNASSSFCNGGVSCHNSIGYGSTCGSNSNVDNIAFVGAASESKNEEGLFTPSGSSHRSIQREVALTKFRLKRKERCYEKKVRYESRKKLAEQRPRVKGQFVRQAHIDPPPAETDGNSFYG; encoded by the exons ATGGGTGAGGTGGTGTTGAGCAGCGAGGAGGAACTGGAAATGAGAGCAGAGAGTGAGAcagagaaggaggaggagatgGGTGAGACTGAGAGTGagacagagaagaagaaagagaataggaagaggaagaaggatAAAAAGGGTGGGAGATCAAGTGGGCGGGTGAGGTGGGATAGGTTCTTGAAGAGGATGAATCTGAGGGTGTTGCTGGTTGAGGCTGACGATTGCACCAGGCAGATTATAGCTGCGCTTCTCAGGAAGTGTAGCTACAGAG TTGCTGCTGTTCCTGATGGCCTAAAAGCATGGGAGTTACTGAAGGGAAGACCACATAACATAGACCTCATATTGACAGAAGTGGATTTGCCTTCAATATCTGGATTTGCCCTTCTTACTCTAATCATGGAGCATGAGATTTGCAAAAACATCCCAGTTATAA TGATGTCCAAAGAGGATTCAGTAACCACAGTTTATAAATGCATGTTGAGAGGTGCTGCTGACTATCTTGTTAAGCCTATTAGGAGAAATGAACTAAGAAATCTGTGGCAGCATGTTTGGAGAAGACAATCT TTGAATGTTGGCGCAAATAATCCCCAGGATGAGAGTGTTGGACAACAAAAGGAAGAAACCACTTCAGAAAACAATGCTGCAAGTAACCATTCTAATGGTCAAATGGCTTGCAGACAGAGAAATAATGAACAAATTGAAAAA AGCTCTTGTACAAAGCCAGAGTTGGAAGTGGAAAGTGCCCCAATGGAAAATATGCAGGAATTCTCACAGCCGAAATGGGGCAAATTGTTTCCCAGTGACATAGTACTGCAAAAGGATGAAGCATGCATCAATATGGGCAAGAAATTTCTTGTGCATGAGAGTGAAGCTGGGG GATCAGTGGTGGACACCTCCAAGGATGATATCACAACTACTCTTGGCAATGAGGCTTGTGACAATAATTATGTCATTGTCAACTCTTCTAGAGAAGCCATTGACTTGATCGGAGCATTTCGTAACTATCCAAACGGCAGTAGCAAAGGCATAGGCGAGTTTGATTCTTTGCCGCAATTGGATCTTTCCTTGAAAAGATATCATCCCAGTGGCTCTTGGAATGAATATACTGTAGAAAGGCGTACCCTTGGACATTCTAATGCCTCAGCCTTTACAAG GTACACTAACAGGCCATTACAATCCCCCAGCACAACAGTCGCCTATGCTTCTAATCATCTGAAAGAGAGTGGAACGAATTCCGAGAAAATGCTATCCAATATTGTTGCTGGTTGTTGCTCTGATACTCCTGGTATCACACAAAGTGAACAAAGAAGTATCATCTCTCTGGCTACTGGTCAATCTAAAGAATCTGAAGGTGCAAATTCATGCTCTCAGCAGAGAGTATTTCCTGTGCCAGTACCAGTGAAAGGTATAAGAATTAATAACCTATTCACGGGCTTTGGTTCTGTACTTCCTCCAATATTTTGTACACAATCTGGTCCATCACCAATGCCAAATCCAAGTTCATTCACACAGCAGGACCCCTCCTTTCGAGTGAATATGTTTTATCAGTCAAACCTTGAAAATAGCAATTTTGAGCAGCAACATGATCCACATAGTCAAAATACGAACAATTGTGCAAACCAGACTATACACAAGCAGGAACACAAATTGGATTCGCTGGAGGACCGAGGGCATATATCTCCAGCTACTGATCAGAGTGCGAGTAGTAGTTTCTGTAATGGTGGTGTAAGTCGTCATAATGCAAGTAGCAGTTTCTGTAATGGGGGTGTGAGTTGTCATAATAGCATTGGGTACGGAAGTACTTGTGGAAGTAACAGCAATGTTGATAACATTGCTTTTGTTGGCGCTGCTTCAGAGAGCAAGAATGAAGAAGGTTTGTTTACTCCTAGTGGAAGTTCCCATCGATCCATCCAAAGAGAAGTGGCTCTAACCAAGTTTCGCTTGAAGAGGAAAGAAAGATGCTATGAGAAGAAG GTTCGGTACGAGAGCAGGAAAAAACTTGCTGAGCAGCGTCCCCGAGTAAAAGGACAGTTTGTTCGACAAGCGCATATTGATCCCCCACCCGCAGAAACTGATGGCAATTCCTTTTATGGTTAG
- the LOC132188803 gene encoding two-component response regulator-like APRR5 isoform X2 — MGEVVLSSEEELEMRAESETEKEEEMGETESETEKKKENRKRKKDKKGGRSSGRVRWDRFLKRMNLRVLLVEADDCTRQIIAALLRKCSYRVAAVPDGLKAWELLKGRPHNIDLILTEVDLPSISGFALLTLIMEHEICKNIPVIMMSKEDSVTTVYKCMLRGAADYLVKPIRRNELRNLWQHVWRRQSLNVGANNPQDESVGQQKEETTSENNAASNHSNGQMACRQRNNEQIEKVSDTQSSCTKPELEVESAPMENMQEFSQPKWGKLFPSDIVLQKDEACINMGKKFLVHESEAGVVDTSKDDITTTLGNEACDNNYVIVNSSREAIDLIGAFRNYPNGSSKGIGEFDSLPQLDLSLKRYHPSGSWNEYTVERRTLGHSNASAFTRYTNRPLQSPSTTVAYASNHLKESGTNSEKMLSNIVAGCCSDTPGITQSEQRSIISLATGQSKESEGANSCSQQRVFPVPVPVKGIRINNLFTGFGSVLPPIFCTQSGPSPMPNPSSFTQQDPSFRVNMFYQSNLENSNFEQQHDPHSQNTNNCANQTIHKQEHKLDSLEDRGHISPATDQSASSSFCNGGVSRHNASSSFCNGGVSCHNSIGYGSTCGSNSNVDNIAFVGAASESKNEEGLFTPSGSSHRSIQREVALTKFRLKRKERCYEKKVRYESRKKLAEQRPRVKGQFVRQAHIDPPPAETDGNSFYG; from the exons ATGGGTGAGGTGGTGTTGAGCAGCGAGGAGGAACTGGAAATGAGAGCAGAGAGTGAGAcagagaaggaggaggagatgGGTGAGACTGAGAGTGagacagagaagaagaaagagaataggaagaggaagaaggatAAAAAGGGTGGGAGATCAAGTGGGCGGGTGAGGTGGGATAGGTTCTTGAAGAGGATGAATCTGAGGGTGTTGCTGGTTGAGGCTGACGATTGCACCAGGCAGATTATAGCTGCGCTTCTCAGGAAGTGTAGCTACAGAG TTGCTGCTGTTCCTGATGGCCTAAAAGCATGGGAGTTACTGAAGGGAAGACCACATAACATAGACCTCATATTGACAGAAGTGGATTTGCCTTCAATATCTGGATTTGCCCTTCTTACTCTAATCATGGAGCATGAGATTTGCAAAAACATCCCAGTTATAA TGATGTCCAAAGAGGATTCAGTAACCACAGTTTATAAATGCATGTTGAGAGGTGCTGCTGACTATCTTGTTAAGCCTATTAGGAGAAATGAACTAAGAAATCTGTGGCAGCATGTTTGGAGAAGACAATCT TTGAATGTTGGCGCAAATAATCCCCAGGATGAGAGTGTTGGACAACAAAAGGAAGAAACCACTTCAGAAAACAATGCTGCAAGTAACCATTCTAATGGTCAAATGGCTTGCAGACAGAGAAATAATGAACAAATTGAAAAAGTGAGTGATACTCAG AGCTCTTGTACAAAGCCAGAGTTGGAAGTGGAAAGTGCCCCAATGGAAAATATGCAGGAATTCTCACAGCCGAAATGGGGCAAATTGTTTCCCAGTGACATAGTACTGCAAAAGGATGAAGCATGCATCAATATGGGCAAGAAATTTCTTGTGCATGAGAGTGAAGCTGGGG TGGTGGACACCTCCAAGGATGATATCACAACTACTCTTGGCAATGAGGCTTGTGACAATAATTATGTCATTGTCAACTCTTCTAGAGAAGCCATTGACTTGATCGGAGCATTTCGTAACTATCCAAACGGCAGTAGCAAAGGCATAGGCGAGTTTGATTCTTTGCCGCAATTGGATCTTTCCTTGAAAAGATATCATCCCAGTGGCTCTTGGAATGAATATACTGTAGAAAGGCGTACCCTTGGACATTCTAATGCCTCAGCCTTTACAAG GTACACTAACAGGCCATTACAATCCCCCAGCACAACAGTCGCCTATGCTTCTAATCATCTGAAAGAGAGTGGAACGAATTCCGAGAAAATGCTATCCAATATTGTTGCTGGTTGTTGCTCTGATACTCCTGGTATCACACAAAGTGAACAAAGAAGTATCATCTCTCTGGCTACTGGTCAATCTAAAGAATCTGAAGGTGCAAATTCATGCTCTCAGCAGAGAGTATTTCCTGTGCCAGTACCAGTGAAAGGTATAAGAATTAATAACCTATTCACGGGCTTTGGTTCTGTACTTCCTCCAATATTTTGTACACAATCTGGTCCATCACCAATGCCAAATCCAAGTTCATTCACACAGCAGGACCCCTCCTTTCGAGTGAATATGTTTTATCAGTCAAACCTTGAAAATAGCAATTTTGAGCAGCAACATGATCCACATAGTCAAAATACGAACAATTGTGCAAACCAGACTATACACAAGCAGGAACACAAATTGGATTCGCTGGAGGACCGAGGGCATATATCTCCAGCTACTGATCAGAGTGCGAGTAGTAGTTTCTGTAATGGTGGTGTAAGTCGTCATAATGCAAGTAGCAGTTTCTGTAATGGGGGTGTGAGTTGTCATAATAGCATTGGGTACGGAAGTACTTGTGGAAGTAACAGCAATGTTGATAACATTGCTTTTGTTGGCGCTGCTTCAGAGAGCAAGAATGAAGAAGGTTTGTTTACTCCTAGTGGAAGTTCCCATCGATCCATCCAAAGAGAAGTGGCTCTAACCAAGTTTCGCTTGAAGAGGAAAGAAAGATGCTATGAGAAGAAG GTTCGGTACGAGAGCAGGAAAAAACTTGCTGAGCAGCGTCCCCGAGTAAAAGGACAGTTTGTTCGACAAGCGCATATTGATCCCCCACCCGCAGAAACTGATGGCAATTCCTTTTATGGTTAG
- the LOC132188803 gene encoding two-component response regulator-like APRR5 isoform X1 has protein sequence MGEVVLSSEEELEMRAESETEKEEEMGETESETEKKKENRKRKKDKKGGRSSGRVRWDRFLKRMNLRVLLVEADDCTRQIIAALLRKCSYRVAAVPDGLKAWELLKGRPHNIDLILTEVDLPSISGFALLTLIMEHEICKNIPVIMMSKEDSVTTVYKCMLRGAADYLVKPIRRNELRNLWQHVWRRQSLNVGANNPQDESVGQQKEETTSENNAASNHSNGQMACRQRNNEQIEKVSDTQSSCTKPELEVESAPMENMQEFSQPKWGKLFPSDIVLQKDEACINMGKKFLVHESEAGGSVVDTSKDDITTTLGNEACDNNYVIVNSSREAIDLIGAFRNYPNGSSKGIGEFDSLPQLDLSLKRYHPSGSWNEYTVERRTLGHSNASAFTRYTNRPLQSPSTTVAYASNHLKESGTNSEKMLSNIVAGCCSDTPGITQSEQRSIISLATGQSKESEGANSCSQQRVFPVPVPVKGIRINNLFTGFGSVLPPIFCTQSGPSPMPNPSSFTQQDPSFRVNMFYQSNLENSNFEQQHDPHSQNTNNCANQTIHKQEHKLDSLEDRGHISPATDQSASSSFCNGGVSRHNASSSFCNGGVSCHNSIGYGSTCGSNSNVDNIAFVGAASESKNEEGLFTPSGSSHRSIQREVALTKFRLKRKERCYEKKVRYESRKKLAEQRPRVKGQFVRQAHIDPPPAETDGNSFYG, from the exons ATGGGTGAGGTGGTGTTGAGCAGCGAGGAGGAACTGGAAATGAGAGCAGAGAGTGAGAcagagaaggaggaggagatgGGTGAGACTGAGAGTGagacagagaagaagaaagagaataggaagaggaagaaggatAAAAAGGGTGGGAGATCAAGTGGGCGGGTGAGGTGGGATAGGTTCTTGAAGAGGATGAATCTGAGGGTGTTGCTGGTTGAGGCTGACGATTGCACCAGGCAGATTATAGCTGCGCTTCTCAGGAAGTGTAGCTACAGAG TTGCTGCTGTTCCTGATGGCCTAAAAGCATGGGAGTTACTGAAGGGAAGACCACATAACATAGACCTCATATTGACAGAAGTGGATTTGCCTTCAATATCTGGATTTGCCCTTCTTACTCTAATCATGGAGCATGAGATTTGCAAAAACATCCCAGTTATAA TGATGTCCAAAGAGGATTCAGTAACCACAGTTTATAAATGCATGTTGAGAGGTGCTGCTGACTATCTTGTTAAGCCTATTAGGAGAAATGAACTAAGAAATCTGTGGCAGCATGTTTGGAGAAGACAATCT TTGAATGTTGGCGCAAATAATCCCCAGGATGAGAGTGTTGGACAACAAAAGGAAGAAACCACTTCAGAAAACAATGCTGCAAGTAACCATTCTAATGGTCAAATGGCTTGCAGACAGAGAAATAATGAACAAATTGAAAAAGTGAGTGATACTCAG AGCTCTTGTACAAAGCCAGAGTTGGAAGTGGAAAGTGCCCCAATGGAAAATATGCAGGAATTCTCACAGCCGAAATGGGGCAAATTGTTTCCCAGTGACATAGTACTGCAAAAGGATGAAGCATGCATCAATATGGGCAAGAAATTTCTTGTGCATGAGAGTGAAGCTGGGG GATCAGTGGTGGACACCTCCAAGGATGATATCACAACTACTCTTGGCAATGAGGCTTGTGACAATAATTATGTCATTGTCAACTCTTCTAGAGAAGCCATTGACTTGATCGGAGCATTTCGTAACTATCCAAACGGCAGTAGCAAAGGCATAGGCGAGTTTGATTCTTTGCCGCAATTGGATCTTTCCTTGAAAAGATATCATCCCAGTGGCTCTTGGAATGAATATACTGTAGAAAGGCGTACCCTTGGACATTCTAATGCCTCAGCCTTTACAAG GTACACTAACAGGCCATTACAATCCCCCAGCACAACAGTCGCCTATGCTTCTAATCATCTGAAAGAGAGTGGAACGAATTCCGAGAAAATGCTATCCAATATTGTTGCTGGTTGTTGCTCTGATACTCCTGGTATCACACAAAGTGAACAAAGAAGTATCATCTCTCTGGCTACTGGTCAATCTAAAGAATCTGAAGGTGCAAATTCATGCTCTCAGCAGAGAGTATTTCCTGTGCCAGTACCAGTGAAAGGTATAAGAATTAATAACCTATTCACGGGCTTTGGTTCTGTACTTCCTCCAATATTTTGTACACAATCTGGTCCATCACCAATGCCAAATCCAAGTTCATTCACACAGCAGGACCCCTCCTTTCGAGTGAATATGTTTTATCAGTCAAACCTTGAAAATAGCAATTTTGAGCAGCAACATGATCCACATAGTCAAAATACGAACAATTGTGCAAACCAGACTATACACAAGCAGGAACACAAATTGGATTCGCTGGAGGACCGAGGGCATATATCTCCAGCTACTGATCAGAGTGCGAGTAGTAGTTTCTGTAATGGTGGTGTAAGTCGTCATAATGCAAGTAGCAGTTTCTGTAATGGGGGTGTGAGTTGTCATAATAGCATTGGGTACGGAAGTACTTGTGGAAGTAACAGCAATGTTGATAACATTGCTTTTGTTGGCGCTGCTTCAGAGAGCAAGAATGAAGAAGGTTTGTTTACTCCTAGTGGAAGTTCCCATCGATCCATCCAAAGAGAAGTGGCTCTAACCAAGTTTCGCTTGAAGAGGAAAGAAAGATGCTATGAGAAGAAG GTTCGGTACGAGAGCAGGAAAAAACTTGCTGAGCAGCGTCCCCGAGTAAAAGGACAGTTTGTTCGACAAGCGCATATTGATCCCCCACCCGCAGAAACTGATGGCAATTCCTTTTATGGTTAG
- the LOC132166283 gene encoding NDR1/HIN1-like protein 26 — MSQVVIKSPKHCAKKGLNIDKLYKKLFFLFSTLFTTILSLILLIWLILRPTKPEFTLKEAEIYQLNLSGPHLLNSSIQLTILSKNPNQKLGIYYDEMQVYAAYKGQQITTYTSLPHFYQGHEDSNLLTASLVGAGLPVAPSFGYEVGRDQTAGKLVVNLKVNGQLRWKVGTWVSGRYRLNVNCVAVTAFGPVIPTGPLTTKQGTQCSTSI; from the coding sequence ATGTCTCAAGTCGTCATAAAGTCTCCCAAACACTGTGCCAAGAAAGGACTGAACATTGACAAGCTCTACAAGaagcttttctttctcttctccaccTTATTCACCACCATCCTCTCACTCATATTACTCATCTGGCTCATCTTGCGCCCCACAAAGCCTGAGTTCACCCTGAAAGAAGCTGAAATCTACCAACTCAACCTCTCAGGCCCTCACCTTCTCAACTCCTCCATCCAACTCACCATCCTTTCCAAGAACCCAAATCAGAAACTTGGGATTTACTACGATGAGATGCAAGTTTACGCCGCTTATAAGGGACAGCAGATTACAACATACACCTCTCTTCCTCACTTCTACCAAGGACATGAAGACAGCAATCTCTTGACAGCCTCTTTGGTCGGAGCAGGATTGCCTGTGGCTCCATCTTTTGGTTATGAAGTTGGGCGTGACCAAACGGCAGGTAAACTAGTTGTGAACCTGAAGGTGAACGGGCAGCTCCGATGGAAGGTCGGAACTTGGGTTTCCGGCCGGTACCGGTTAAATGTTAATTGTGTTGCAGTCACTGCTTTCGGACCAGTCATCCCAACAGGTCCTCTGACTACAAAGCAGGGGACTCAGTGTTCTACTTCtatttga
- the LOC132162140 gene encoding uncharacterized protein LOC132162140: protein MSPPLPPLQPITSRHITTLPELFLTALSICCFLFPSKSCPFPFPSRPRRFLKISTMSLPPHILKTHHSHSFTTPQSLSEWLKPRLSSDSFASWGVKPGTKNVHNLWLELAEGETSIDDSIPPVRTVQVVTVRVIDKHNRVLIETRQELSDGSSRDRNRPLSEKMKPDETPESAVYRAVREELGQIIKGSVGDSENEGAVRIVPGSYQKKVEERNSASYPGLPACYVLHSVDAVVEGLPEGEFCTEEEEYRDCEENWRAMAGEAVSVKKHYWEWVSADSIKS from the coding sequence ATGTCACCACCGTTACCACCACTTCAACCAATCACAAGCCGCCACATCACCACCCTCCCCGAACTCTTCCTCACGGCCCTCTCCATCTGCTGCTTCCTCTTCCCCTCAAAGTCTTgccctttccctttcccttcccGCCCCCGCCGATTCCTCAAAATCTCCACCATGTCCCTCCCACCGCATATTCTCAAAACCCACCATAGCCATAGCTTCACCACCCCACAGTCCCTCTCCGAATGGCTCAAGCCCCGCTTGTCCTCCGACTCATTTGCCTCCTGGGGCGTCAAACCGGGCACCAAGAACGTCCATAATCTCTGGCTCGAGCTGGCAGAGGGCGAGACCTCGATCGACGATTCCATCCCTCCGGTTCGCACGGTTCAAGTCGTTACAGTCCGAGTCATCGACAAACATAACCGGGTCCTCATCGAGACCCGACAGGAGCTGTCAGATGGTAGTTCGAGGGACCGAAACCGGCCCTTATCGGAGAAGATGAAGCCGGACGAGACGCCCGAATCAGCCGTTTATCGCGCGGTGAGGGAAGAGCTCGGTCAGATAATCAAAGGATCGGTGGGCGATTCAGAGAATGAAGGCGCTGTGAGGATCGTTCCGGGGTCGTACCAGAAGAAAGTGGAGGAGAGGAATTCGGCCTCGTATCCCGGTTTGCCGGCTTGTTACGTGTTGCATTCGGTAGACGCGGTGGTTGAGGGATTGCCGGAGGGGGAGTTTTGCACGGAGGAGGAGGAGTATCGGGATTGCGAGGAGAATTGGAGAGCAATGGCTGGCGAGGCAGTGTCAGTGAAGAAGCATTATTGGGAATGGGTTAGTGCGGATTCGATAAAATCTTGA
- the LOC132188553 gene encoding protein TRANSPARENT TESTA GLABRA 1: MEHPSQDSLLKHPNSITYESPYPLYALAISHSPHRVAVGSFLETFNNRVDVLSFDPETLTLKPQLPALSFDHPYPPTKLMFHPSTSSPNLLASSGDFLRLWDLRDHSAEPLSVLNNSKSSEFCAPLTSFDWNDVEPRRLGTSSIDTTCTIWDVERGVVETQLIAHDKEVYDIAWGEARVFSSVSADGSVRIFDLRDKEHSTIIYESPQPDTPLLRLAWNKQDLRYMATILMDSNKVVILDIRAPTMPVAELERHAASVNAISWAPQSSRHICSAGDDTQALIWELPTVAGPNGIDPMSVYSAGSEINQLQWSAAVPDWIAVAFSNKMQLLKV, encoded by the exons ATGGAGCATCCGAGCCAGGACTCCCTTCTCAAACACCCGAACTCCATAACCTACGAGTCCCCCTACCCTCTCTACGCCCTGGCAATCTCCCATTCCCCCCACCGTGTCGCCGTGGGTAGTTTCCTCGAGACCTTCAACAACCGCGTGGACGTGCTCTCCTTCGACCCCGAAACCCTGACCCTCAAGCCCCAGCTCCCCGCGCTCTCCTTCGACCACCCCTACCCTCCCACCAAGCTCATGTTCCACCCCTCCACCTCCTCCCCCAACCTCCTCGCCTCCTCTGGCGACTTCCTCCGCCTCTGGGATCTCCGCGACCACTCCGCCGAACCCCTCTCCGTCCTCAACAACAGCAAGTCCTCAGAATTCTGCGCTCCGCTCACCTCCTTCGATTGGAACGACGTCGAGCCCAGGCGCCTGGGGACCTCTAGCATCGACACCACCTGCACCATCTGGGATGTTGAACGGGGCGTTGTCGAGACCCAGCTCATCGCCCACGACAAGGAGGTGTACGACATCGCCTGGGGggaggctagggttttctcCTCCGTCTCCGCCGACGGGTCCGTCCGGATCTTCGATCTCCGGGACAAGGAGCACTCCACGATCATCTACGAGAGCCCCCAGCCAGATACGCCTCTTCTTAGGCTGGCCTGGAACAAGCAGGACCTTAG GTACATGGCGACCATTTTGATGGATAGCAACAAGGTTGTGATTTTGGATATCCGGGCACCAACGATGCCGGTGGCGGAGCTGGAGAGGCATGCAGCGAGCGTGAATGCAATTTCTTGGGCACCCCAGAGTAGCAGGCATATTTGCTCCGCTGGGGATGATACCCAGGCGTTGATTTGGGAGTTGCCAACGGTGGCTGGGCCGAACGGGATTGATCCGATGTCGGTGTACTCGGCGGGGTCAGAGATTAACCAGCTGCAGTGGTCGGCAGCAGTACCCGATTGGATTGCCGTTGCATTTTCCAACAAAATGCAACTCTTGAAGGTTTGA